Proteins encoded in a region of the Dreissena polymorpha isolate Duluth1 chromosome 6, UMN_Dpol_1.0, whole genome shotgun sequence genome:
- the LOC127836093 gene encoding uncharacterized protein LOC127836093 produces MECSQGKTSHENFECVRSGSDWSKGRYGRASGTSDNRKRKRATKQAFTPLTKSQQDQLKSPDAMRKMLYEHLKDDLPQTCFVLNIEKRRFQEAQHSLPPSVHEVVRGMKGSNSINMDILLSKLKLNEEQQGVLKAATTDQSSSQAWLEQRKGRITSSIFQRVASRVATLRKNEVAEPSALVCTILGEKAVKPSKAMKHGLSLEPIAKKAYEQIMKKTHKLFQSKNSGLTVCLERPYLAASADLEVLCKCCGSGLCEVKCPESIKATVPTVDNLDYLFTDEDGNTTLKKNHTYYFQIQGQMAILKQNYCDLFVFTHHGHIITRVMFDKCFWEQTVECLSWFWMNHVYPALIKDKKESENEACKPRSENETPCKPVGATPCKLDYENPLKTSNDVPSQTVQNVRRVLMAVQLPTQSKQKNQTRKRPIKIKEKETVFLCGVCGTDCLDEPTCAADESVGCDRCGVWVHYICAGVTSEKLALTDEWFCSKCSDK; encoded by the coding sequence ATGGAATGTTCCCAAGGGAAAACCAGTCATGAAAACTTTGAATGCGTGCGAAGTGGATCCGATTGGTCAAAAGGACGTTATGGAAGAGCGTCAGGTACAAGTGATAACCGAAAACGCAAGAGAGCAACAAAACAAGCCTTTACTCCGTTAACTAAGTCACAACAGGACCAGTTGAAAAGTCCGGATGCAATGAGAAAAATGTTGTATGAACATTTGAAAGATGACTTACCACAGACTTGTTTTGTACTGAATATTGAAAAACGTAGATTCCAAGAAGCACAACATAGTCTGCCACCTAGTGTACATGAGGTTGTTCGAGGAATGAAAGGATCCAATAGTATAAACATGGACATCTTGCTTTCTAAGCTCAAATTAAATGAAGAGCAGCAGGGAGTATTGAAGGCTGCTACAACCGACCAGTCTTCTTCACAGGCATGGTTAGAACAGAGGAAAGGCAGGATTACATCATCCATCTTCCAACGTGTTGCCAGCAGAGTTGCAACCTTACGTAAGAATGAAGTGGCTGAACCATCTGCTCTTGTATGTACAATTCTTGGTGAGAAAGCAGTGAAACCTTCAAAAGCAATGAAGCATGGACTTTCATTggaaccaattgccaaaaaaGCCTATGAACAAatcatgaaaaaaacacacaagctCTTTCAGTCGAAGAATTCTGGTTTGACTGTGTGTCTTGAAAGACCTTACTTGGCTGCCAGTGCAGATTTAGAAGTGCTTTGTAAATGTTGTGGTAGTGGTTTGTGTGAAGTCAAATGTCCTGAAAGCATCAAAGCCACAGTACCCACAGTAGACAATTTAGATTATCTGTTTACTGATGAAGATGGAAATACAACCTTGAAAAAGAATCATACATATTATTTCCAAATTCAGGGGCAAATGGCAATCTTGAAACAGAACTATTGTGACCTTTTTGTTTTCACACACCATGGACATATAATTACCCGTGTAATGTTTGATAAATGTTTCTGGGAACAAACTGTTGAATGCCTGTCATGGTTTTGGATGAATCATGTTTATCCTGCCCTCATCAAAGATAAAAAGGAAAGCGAAAACGAGGCATGTAAACCAAGAAGCGAAAATGAAACCCCATGTAAGCCAGTTGGAGCAACACCATGTAAGTTGGACTACGAAAATCCACTGAAAACGTCCAATGACGTGCCATCACAAACAGTCCAAAATGTCAGAAGGGTCTTAATGGCAGTTCAGCTGCCTACACAATCAAAGCAAAAGAATCAAACAAGGAAAAGGCCAATTAAGATAAAGGAAAAAGAAACAGTGTTCCTTTGCGGAGTTTGTGGAACTGACTGTTTGGACGAACCCACCTGTGCAGCAGATGAGTCAGTGGGTTGTGACCGCTGTGGTGTTTGGGTTCACTATATATGTGCAGGTGTAACTAGTGAAAAGCTCGCTTTGACTGATGAATGGTTTTGTTCGAAATGCAGTGACAAATAA